The Echinicola jeungdonensis genome segment CACAGTCTTTCGGTGATGGCCATAGATAATTTGCCCTGCGAATTGCCACGTGATGCATCGGAGGATTTTGGAAAACAGTTAATGGATCATATTATTCCTGCGCTTTTGGAAGAAAATAGCCAATTGATCGAAGAGGCCACGATAGTGAAAAAAGGGCAATTGACCGAAAAATTCGCCTATTTGGAAGATTTTGTCAAAGAATTTAAATGATAGTACACAACTTACAACGTTTCATCGAGCATACCCTGCTTTATCCCACTACCAAAGAAGAGGACATCCTTCAGCTAACACAGGCTGCCAAAGAATTTGAATTTGTAGGGGTTTGTGTTCCTCCGTTTTGGGTTAAAAAGGTGAAAAGAGAATTGGAGGAAAGTGATGTTCAGGTGGTGACCGTGGTTGGATTTCCTTTTGGGTACCAAATGACCGAAACAAAGGTCTTTGAAACCAAACAGGCAATAAAAAATGGGGCGGATGAAATTGATGTGGTATGGTCTCTTACGGCCTTTAAATCTGGAATGAATTGGCCGAAAATTGAGCTGGCGAAGTTGGCTTCCGTCTGCCATGAGGAGGAAAAAATTATTAAAGTAATATTGGAAACAGCCTATCTAAATGAAGGTGAAATTAAAGAAGCCTGTAAAATCTGCAGTGATGCAGGTGCTGATTTTGTCAAAACATCCACTGGCTTTGCTCCAGAAGGGGCTACCCTGGAAAATATCCGATTGATTCGATCCTGTTTGCCCAGTAATGTAGGGGTTAAGGCCAGTGGAGGAATTAAAACAGCAGCGCAGGCCATTGCCTTACTCAAAGCTGGTGCGGATAGGTTGGGTACTAGTTCTGGAGTATCTATTATGGAGGAATGGAGCCAAACCCAGGATTAAAACATGCTTAATTGAGGGATGATGAATTATTAATTATTCCTTTTAAATTTTTAATCCAAAAATAAAAAATCCTCATTTTTCCAAATCCATTAATT includes the following:
- the deoC gene encoding deoxyribose-phosphate aldolase is translated as MIVHNLQRFIEHTLLYPTTKEEDILQLTQAAKEFEFVGVCVPPFWVKKVKRELEESDVQVVTVVGFPFGYQMTETKVFETKQAIKNGADEIDVVWSLTAFKSGMNWPKIELAKLASVCHEEEKIIKVILETAYLNEGEIKEACKICSDAGADFVKTSTGFAPEGATLENIRLIRSCLPSNVGVKASGGIKTAAQAIALLKAGADRLGTSSGVSIMEEWSQTQD